In Acidimicrobiales bacterium, the sequence CACCTCGACCACCTCCGCCGCGCCAGCGTCCACCTCGACGACCGCTCACCAACCGACCACGGTCCAGGTCGGCGCCAGCCAGAACGGCCGCACCGTGGTTCTCCACGTGGGGGACACGGTGCAGATCTCGCTGACCGGTTGCGCCGACTGCGGGTACAGCTGGCGGATGACCGGCCGGCCCAGCCCGGTCGTGTTCTCCTACGAGGGCGAGCAGAGCACCACGCCCAGCACGACCAGCACCTCCGCCGGCCAGCCCCCGATCGTCGGCCAGCCGGTGACCTGGACCTGGACGTTCAAGGCGGTGAGCGCCCACACGACCGGCTTCACCGCCGGGTACTTCCCGCCCGGGCAGGGGACCACGGCGACGCAGAACTTCGCCGTCCAGCTGCGGGTCGCGGCGGGACCGCCGGCAGTCCCGCCTACCGGTAGTACGCCTACTGCGCCACCCGGCGCAGGACGATCGTCGTGCGGGCCCCCACCTCGACGCGGCCTCCGGCCTGCAGGGCCGGGTTGTCGTCCGGTAGCGGGTAGGCCCCGGTGTCCAGCTCCCGCTGCCACTCCGAGCCCCACTTGGCGGCCGGGAGCTGGAAGGTCCGGGCCTCGGGGCCGGAGTTGAACAGGAGCAGGAAGCTGTCGTCGGTGACCGCCTCCCCCCGGTCGTCGGGGGTGGGGATTCCTTCCCCGTTGAGGAACACCGCCAGCACCCCGGACTCACCGCTCGGCCAGTCCGACTCGGTCATCTCCGAGCCCCCGGGCTCGAACCAGGCGATGTCGGTGACCGAGCCCTGGATGGCCACCCCCTCGAAGAAGCGGCGGCGGCGGAACACGGCGTGGTCCCGGCGCAGGCCCACGACCATCCCGACGAACTCGACCAGGGACTCGTCCACCTTGTCCCAGGCGAACCAGGAGACCTCGTTGTCCTGGCAGTAGGCGTTGTTGTTGCCGCCCTGGGTGCGTCCCAGCTCGTCCCCGCCGAGGATCATCGGCACCCCCTGCGAGAGCAGCAGGGTCACGAGGAAGTTGCGCTGCTGGCGGGCCCGCAGCTCGAGGACGGCGGGATCGTCGGTGGGACCCTCCACCCCGCAGTTCCACGACCGGTTGTCGTCGGTGCCGTCCCGGTTGTCCTCGCCGTTGGCCTCGTTGTGCTTGTCGTTGTAGGCGGCCATGTCGGCGAGGGTGAAGCCGTCGTGGGCGGTGATGAAGTTGATGCTGGCCGACGGCTTGCGCCCGTTGGACGCATACAGGTCGGAGCTGCCGGTGAGGCGGTAGGCGAACTCCCCCAGGGTGCCCCCCTGGCCCCGCCAGAAGTCGCGGATGCAGTCGCGGTACTTGCCGTTCCACTCCGACCACAGCGGGGGGAAGTTGCCGACCTGGTAGCCGCCCTCACCGACGTCCCACGGCTCGGCGATCAGCTTCACCTGGCTGACCACCGGGTCCTGCTGGATGAGGTCGAAGAACGCCGAGAGCCGGTCGACGTCGTGCAGCTCGCGGGCCAGGGTCGACGCCAGATCGAAGCGGAAGCCGTCGACGTGCATGTCCAGGACCCAGTACCGCAGGCTGTCCATGATCAGCTGCAGAACGTGGGGGTGGCGCATGTTCAGGCTGTTGCCGGTCCCGGTGTAGTCCATGTACCGGCGCCGGTCGTCGGCCAGGCGGTAGTAGGCGGCGTTGTCGATGCCCTTGAACGACAGCATCGGGCCCCGCTCGTTGCCCTCGGCGGTGTGGTTGTAGACGACGTCGAGGATCACCTCGATCCCGGCCTGGTGGAGGGCCTTGACCATGGCCTTGAACTCCCCCACCTGCTGGCCCCGCTGACCGCTCGAGCTGTAGCCGTTGTGGGGCGCCAGGTAGCCGATCGAGTTGTAGCCCCAGTAGTTGGACAGGCCCCGCTCGACCAGGCGCTGGTCGTGGATGAACTGGTGGACCGGCAGCAGCTCCACGGTCGTCACGCCCAGCTTCTGGAAATGCTCGATGATCACGGGGCTGGCCAGGCCGGCGTAGGTCCCGCGCAGCCCCTCGTCGATGTCGGGATGGAGGTGGGTGAGGCCCTTGACGTGGACCTCGTAGATCACCGTCTCGTGACGGGGTATGCGGGGGTGGCGGTCGTCGGCCCAGTCGAAGTAGGGGTTGTGGACCACCGAGAGGGGCATGAACGGCGCACTGTCGTGCGTGTTGGGGGGCCCGTCGGGATCGTCGTGGTCGTGGCCGTACACGGCGGGGTCCCAGCGCACCTCACCCTCGATGGCCTTGGTGTAGGGGTCGATGAGCAGCTTCGCCGGGTTGCAGCGGTTGCCCTCGGAGGGGTTGTAGGGTCCGTGGACCCGCCAGCCGTAGCGCTGGCCGGGCATGGCGTTGGGGACATAGCCGTGCCAGCAGAAGGCGTCGACCTCGTCCAGCTCGATGCGCGTCTCCTGGCGGTCGTCGTCGAACAGGCACAGCTCGACCATCTCCGCCGCCTCGGAGAACAGGGAGAAGTTCGTTCCCGATCCGTCGTAGTAGGCGCCCAGAGGGAAGGGCTGGCCCGGCCAGATGCGCACGCCAGCACCATAATCGGGGCCCGACGGCCCCCCGCCCGGGGTCGACGCCCTCGAGCTCTACCGCGAGGGCGTGCGCGTCGAGCGGCGGTCAGCGCGTTTCGGTCACCGTCCCCTGGGCGTCCTCGGTGGCCTCGAAGGCGAAGTGGCCGGTGACCATGAACTCCACCCGGTCGGCGAAGTTGGCGGCGTGGTCTCCGATGCGCTCGTAGTACCGGCCCACCAGAGCCACCGAGACCGACCGCTGCAGGACGCTT encodes:
- the glgX gene encoding glycogen debranching protein GlgX; this translates as MRIWPGQPFPLGAYYDGSGTNFSLFSEAAEMVELCLFDDDRQETRIELDEVDAFCWHGYVPNAMPGQRYGWRVHGPYNPSEGNRCNPAKLLIDPYTKAIEGEVRWDPAVYGHDHDDPDGPPNTHDSAPFMPLSVVHNPYFDWADDRHPRIPRHETVIYEVHVKGLTHLHPDIDEGLRGTYAGLASPVIIEHFQKLGVTTVELLPVHQFIHDQRLVERGLSNYWGYNSIGYLAPHNGYSSSGQRGQQVGEFKAMVKALHQAGIEVILDVVYNHTAEGNERGPMLSFKGIDNAAYYRLADDRRRYMDYTGTGNSLNMRHPHVLQLIMDSLRYWVLDMHVDGFRFDLASTLARELHDVDRLSAFFDLIQQDPVVSQVKLIAEPWDVGEGGYQVGNFPPLWSEWNGKYRDCIRDFWRGQGGTLGEFAYRLTGSSDLYASNGRKPSASINFITAHDGFTLADMAAYNDKHNEANGEDNRDGTDDNRSWNCGVEGPTDDPAVLELRARQQRNFLVTLLLSQGVPMILGGDELGRTQGGNNNAYCQDNEVSWFAWDKVDESLVEFVGMVVGLRRDHAVFRRRRFFEGVAIQGSVTDIAWFEPGGSEMTESDWPSGESGVLAVFLNGEGIPTPDDRGEAVTDDSFLLLFNSGPEARTFQLPAAKWGSEWQRELDTGAYPLPDDNPALQAGGRVEVGARTTIVLRRVAQ